From the genome of Blautia pseudococcoides, one region includes:
- a CDS encoding family 16 glycosylhydrolase: MKRNKKIRKSLSLLMALALTAGNLSPATVKAEPVIVDKNILEGLVPTTNAAGGIANPEAATDGIKTDSNVDMNNTRIDAGEETGGDDNGYSQWNQVYLQYDFGDVYSVKAVDIYRNTYDIAVSTFKDVKVELSTTEDFSESIVLYGEPDGEDIGETMDTKGTSQYLETENTVDARYLRVWGKGHYIENTVGSWKGYSNGVLFNEIEVIASVEEESTDPGGDEEMVDANIMTGLLPTSNSPHQIVSGDATVPQVQIKNPEAATDGVKSGSDDDSNNTKIIAGEETGGADNGYSGWDHVYLQYDFGKLRDVKEIDLYRNTYPNAVSTFKDVKVELSADEDFSENTIVYDTADHEETTDNKGQPQTLVLEEPVSARYIRIWERGHYIQNTNSAWKGYSNGILFNEIEVIASIPKSEVPAPPPEEESQNIALGKIPYVRGLTPTNIEAITDGNVDDNYAVHNSTGERWLQFEYRNNYQMKEIRFKLEEGTYQSVKVSVSSSPTNGGQTVFQQKNWTQGADMQTITLDQPVTGRYVRFTVNKDNNSPTKYSEVEIWATGKSYDESKPEYVAPDSKYDTLVWADEFDGDSIDETRWNIIDGMANHAAIYNRDAVSIVKDGEESYLAINSKNYESTKALIDAVGWDQYGSQQLASKVTWSSGRLESKNKFSFQFGRMAVRAKPNDSQGIWPAIWMLCQDETGHDEIDVLEYLGQDSWSAWTTNHFGILSYNKGSHGIATNNYEAWCQDFHVFEVEWDPEAITFFIDGNQVHKTSQARDDGRDGMHTRPMFPILETQVGDGWVGDVDYSKQNTKQDSDFLVDWVRVYQTEDQAVTRFDDLTKISGGTNDDYFISASSATDGLMALTNGEEPYEDKDNFYYGGQPRYEDSRIAVKENAEDQSLVYKIPGVNDVHLTAYYQTLSDAAQWDGGAGSYKGASIRTTLKDNANIDFQVFSSPDGKNWTRFENIKTVDNFPEAYPSYARITFDAYGLPEGTNYVKVAFPDYKGVSYALKSGDVKEVQNTDIQLAKVTFLQDQQETADKSQLEAVIAEAEH; encoded by the coding sequence ATGAAAAGAAACAAGAAAATCCGTAAGTCCCTGTCACTGCTCATGGCTCTGGCCCTGACCGCAGGAAATCTATCCCCTGCCACAGTCAAGGCAGAACCCGTAATCGTGGATAAGAACATCCTTGAAGGACTGGTTCCCACCACAAATGCTGCCGGAGGTATTGCCAATCCTGAGGCAGCAACAGATGGTATCAAAACTGACAGCAATGTAGACATGAACAATACCCGCATCGACGCCGGGGAAGAAACCGGCGGGGACGACAATGGCTACTCTCAGTGGAACCAGGTGTATCTGCAGTATGATTTTGGTGATGTATACAGTGTAAAAGCTGTGGATATATACCGCAACACCTATGATATCGCAGTCTCCACCTTCAAGGACGTTAAAGTGGAGCTGTCAACGACCGAGGATTTTTCTGAAAGTATTGTCCTTTACGGTGAACCTGACGGCGAAGATATAGGGGAAACCATGGACACCAAAGGCACCTCCCAGTACCTGGAGACAGAGAACACAGTGGATGCCCGCTACCTTCGTGTATGGGGAAAAGGACATTACATTGAAAATACCGTGGGTTCCTGGAAGGGCTACAGCAACGGCGTCCTTTTCAATGAGATCGAGGTTATTGCCTCTGTTGAGGAGGAATCTACAGACCCCGGCGGCGATGAGGAGATGGTGGACGCCAACATCATGACAGGTCTTCTTCCCACCTCCAACTCACCGCACCAGATTGTAAGCGGTGACGCCACCGTGCCCCAGGTTCAGATCAAGAATCCGGAAGCTGCAACAGATGGTGTCAAATCCGGCAGTGACGATGACTCCAACAACACCAAAATAATCGCAGGAGAAGAAACCGGAGGCGCTGACAACGGCTATTCCGGATGGGACCATGTGTACCTGCAGTATGATTTCGGCAAGCTCCGTGACGTAAAAGAAATTGACCTGTACCGGAACACTTATCCCAACGCAGTCTCCACCTTCAAAGATGTCAAAGTGGAACTGTCCGCAGATGAGGATTTCTCAGAGAACACCATCGTATACGATACTGCTGATCATGAGGAGACCACCGACAATAAAGGACAGCCCCAGACACTTGTTCTGGAGGAACCCGTATCTGCCCGGTACATCAGGATCTGGGAGAGAGGACACTACATCCAGAACACCAACAGCGCCTGGAAAGGTTACAGCAACGGCATCCTCTTTAATGAAATCGAAGTAATTGCCAGCATTCCAAAATCAGAAGTTCCCGCTCCGCCGCCGGAGGAGGAGTCACAGAATATTGCCTTGGGAAAAATCCCATACGTGCGCGGTCTGACCCCAACCAATATTGAGGCCATCACAGACGGCAATGTTGACGACAACTATGCGGTACACAACAGCACCGGAGAGCGCTGGCTTCAGTTTGAGTACAGAAATAATTACCAGATGAAAGAAATCCGCTTCAAACTCGAGGAGGGCACATACCAGTCCGTAAAGGTTTCCGTTTCCTCCTCCCCCACCAATGGGGGACAGACTGTATTCCAGCAGAAGAACTGGACACAGGGTGCTGACATGCAGACAATAACCCTTGACCAGCCTGTTACGGGAAGATATGTACGTTTTACTGTAAACAAGGATAACAACAGCCCCACCAAATATTCAGAGGTGGAAATCTGGGCCACAGGCAAATCTTACGATGAGTCCAAGCCCGAATACGTGGCACCGGATTCCAAATATGACACCCTGGTATGGGCAGATGAGTTTGACGGCGACAGCATTGACGAGACAAGATGGAATATTATTGACGGTATGGCAAACCACGCCGCCATCTACAACAGAGACGCTGTCAGCATAGTAAAGGATGGAGAGGAAAGCTACCTTGCCATCAACTCCAAGAACTACGAATCCACAAAGGCCCTTATTGATGCGGTAGGCTGGGATCAGTACGGTTCACAGCAGCTCGCCTCCAAGGTCACATGGTCATCCGGCCGCCTGGAATCCAAAAATAAGTTTTCCTTCCAGTTCGGACGCATGGCAGTCCGTGCAAAACCCAACGATTCCCAGGGTATCTGGCCTGCGATCTGGATGCTGTGCCAGGATGAGACCGGACATGATGAGATCGACGTACTGGAATATCTTGGTCAGGATTCCTGGTCGGCCTGGACCACCAATCATTTCGGTATTCTGAGCTACAATAAAGGCTCACACGGTATTGCCACCAACAATTATGAGGCATGGTGCCAGGACTTCCACGTATTTGAAGTAGAATGGGACCCTGAGGCTATCACCTTCTTTATTGACGGCAATCAAGTACACAAAACCAGCCAGGCCAGGGATGACGGCAGAGACGGCATGCACACCCGCCCCATGTTCCCCATTCTGGAAACACAGGTGGGCGACGGCTGGGTCGGTGATGTGGACTACAGCAAACAAAACACAAAACAGGACAGCGATTTCCTGGTTGACTGGGTTCGCGTATACCAGACCGAAGATCAGGCAGTTACCCGTTTTGACGACCTGACCAAAATTTCAGGGGGAACCAATGACGATTACTTTATCAGTGCTTCCTCGGCAACAGACGGGCTTATGGCACTCACAAACGGAGAAGAACCTTATGAGGACAAGGACAATTTCTATTACGGCGGGCAGCCCAGATATGAGGACAGCAGAATCGCTGTAAAGGAAAATGCTGAGGACCAGTCCTTAGTATACAAAATCCCGGGCGTAAATGATGTGCATCTGACCGCCTATTACCAGACCCTCAGCGATGCGGCCCAGTGGGACGGCGGGGCAGGTTCCTACAAAGGCGCATCCATCAGAACCACGCTGAAGGATAATGCAAATATTGATTTCCAGGTATTTTCCTCACCTGACGGAAAGAACTGGACAAGGTTTGAAAATATTAAGACTGTAGATAATTTCCCTGAGGCATATCCAAGCTATGCCAGGATCACATTTGACGCTTACGGACTTCCGGAAGGCACAAATTATGTGAAAGTTGCGTTCCCGGACTATAAAGGTGTCAGCTACGCTCTTAAATCAGGGGATGTGAAAGAGGTTCAGAACACAGATATCCAGCTTGCAAAAGTGACCTTCCTTCAGGATCAGCAGGAAACTGCAGACAAATCCCAACTGGAAGCAGTCATTGCAGAAGCGGAGCATTGA
- a CDS encoding FIVAR domain-containing protein, with protein sequence MTAHDYTAESWNVLREAVDAGTAVMNDETAIAQDMANAATAIRNAIDSLEAAPEADKTALKSALDKAAKLIESDYTSSSWKTLTEAVSAGQKVFDDKKASDSDIKKAAEVIQKAIDGLRKITKTNKTALKNALDKASELKQDDYTASTWKNLTKAVDAGKKLLSNKNASQKDIDQAAKSITKAVSDLKKEVKGTWQKNAKGWWYDYGSGKWPAGKWELIEGKWYAFDGDGYMRTEWFRDGNTWYYLTGSGAMATGWIRVGDNWYYLRDNGSMATGWMNVGGTWYYLSGSGAMLTGWVKLGQTWYYLNTSGAMATGWIKPGNDWYYMTSSGAMTAGWIKLDSSWYYLNASGTMAAGWLRLGNNWYYLNASGRMATGWIRLGSSWYYLTNSGAMATGWLKDGNSWYYLTASGRMAAGWLKLGNSWYYLTNSGAMATGWINDSSKWYYLTASGAMAQNTWIDNYYVNSSGAWTQTRSFISDSTHSL encoded by the coding sequence TTGACTGCCCATGATTATACGGCGGAGAGCTGGAACGTATTAAGGGAAGCGGTGGATGCAGGCACAGCTGTCATGAACGATGAGACCGCCATTGCACAGGATATGGCGAATGCTGCCACAGCCATCCGAAATGCCATCGACAGCCTGGAGGCGGCACCGGAAGCAGACAAAACAGCGCTGAAATCCGCACTTGATAAAGCAGCAAAGCTCATCGAAAGCGATTATACCTCATCCTCCTGGAAAACTCTGACGGAAGCAGTCAGCGCGGGCCAAAAGGTATTTGATGACAAAAAAGCATCTGACAGTGATATCAAAAAAGCTGCAGAGGTTATTCAAAAGGCAATAGACGGGCTGAGAAAGATAACAAAAACAAATAAAACAGCATTAAAAAATGCCCTTGACAAGGCATCTGAACTGAAACAAGACGACTATACCGCATCCACATGGAAGAATCTCACAAAAGCAGTGGACGCAGGTAAAAAATTACTTAGCAACAAAAACGCTTCCCAGAAGGACATTGACCAAGCTGCCAAAAGCATCACAAAAGCTGTCTCTGACCTGAAAAAGGAAGTAAAAGGCACATGGCAGAAAAATGCCAAGGGCTGGTGGTATGACTACGGCAGCGGAAAGTGGCCGGCAGGAAAATGGGAGCTTATCGAAGGGAAATGGTATGCGTTTGACGGGGACGGCTATATGCGGACCGAATGGTTCCGGGACGGAAATACCTGGTATTATCTCACAGGTTCAGGCGCTATGGCTACCGGATGGATCAGAGTCGGAGACAACTGGTATTATCTCAGAGATAACGGCAGCATGGCTACCGGTTGGATGAATGTAGGCGGTACCTGGTATTATCTCTCCGGTTCAGGCGCCATGCTCACCGGATGGGTGAAACTTGGCCAAACCTGGTATTACCTGAACACTTCAGGCGCTATGGCCACCGGATGGATCAAACCGGGCAATGACTGGTATTATATGACTTCCTCCGGCGCTATGACTGCCGGATGGATCAAACTGGACAGCAGCTGGTATTATCTGAACGCTTCAGGCACTATGGCTGCCGGATGGCTTCGCCTGGGCAATAACTGGTATTACCTCAATGCATCAGGCCGCATGGCTACCGGATGGATCCGGCTGGGAAGCAGCTGGTACTACCTGACAAACTCAGGCGCTATGGCTACAGGATGGTTGAAAGACGGCAATAGCTGGTATTACCTCACCGCTTCAGGCCGCATGGCTGCCGGATGGCTCAAACTTGGAAATAGCTGGTACTACCTGACAAACTCAGGTGCTATGGCTACAGGCTGGATCAATGACAGCAGCAAATGGTACTACCTGACCGCTTCAGGCGCTATGGCCCAAAACACATGGATTGACAATTATTATGTCAACTCAAGTGGTGCCTGGACACAAACACGTTCATTCATTTCAGACAGCACACACTCACTATAG
- a CDS encoding L,D-transpeptidase family protein, which yields MKKKKGKKGKYTKAKKIVLGILIGYIALMVLGYIAGVVYFTKHFYLGSQINGMNASGKSVEDVEDNIVDEIASYTLHLKERDGKTESIVASQMNMQYVDDGKIQELKDKQNPFLWFLSFAHQNDYDMSATTTYDKDMLYSAIDALDAFQEANITQPADAYLGDTDTGYEIVPEVMGNALDKDKVKEQILKAIDEGKTELDLEAEECYLKPTVYSTDENLIKQRDQSNVFLGVTVTFDFSDRQEAVNKDVIKNWLTTDENGDVVLDEEKAKEYVVEMAKKYDTFGYPRQFVTSTGETITVSGGDYGWLIARNDTTTKLVEAIKSGQSQTMEPEYTYRGYVRDTNDIGNTYVEISLQAQHMWFYKDGQLLVSTDVVTGNHNQGWDTHTGIYGIMYKERNATLVGENYSSPVQYWMPFYANTGIHDADWRESFGGSEYINNGSHGCVNTPPANAEKIYNNIEKGVPVVVY from the coding sequence ATGAAAAAAAAGAAAGGGAAGAAAGGAAAGTATACGAAGGCAAAAAAGATAGTACTGGGTATTTTGATCGGATATATAGCGCTCATGGTGCTTGGGTACATAGCCGGTGTCGTATACTTTACCAAACATTTCTATCTGGGTTCCCAGATCAACGGAATGAATGCCTCCGGCAAGAGCGTGGAGGATGTGGAAGACAACATAGTGGATGAGATTGCGTCCTACACGCTGCATCTGAAGGAGCGGGACGGTAAGACGGAATCCATAGTGGCATCACAGATGAATATGCAGTATGTGGATGACGGCAAGATCCAGGAGCTGAAAGACAAGCAGAACCCGTTTCTCTGGTTCCTGTCATTTGCACATCAGAATGACTACGATATGTCAGCCACGACCACCTATGACAAAGACATGCTGTATAGTGCTATAGATGCCCTGGATGCGTTCCAGGAAGCAAATATAACACAGCCGGCGGATGCTTATCTGGGTGATACAGACACCGGATACGAGATCGTGCCTGAAGTTATGGGAAATGCCCTGGATAAGGACAAGGTAAAAGAACAGATCCTGAAAGCCATTGATGAGGGAAAGACAGAGCTGGACCTGGAAGCGGAAGAGTGTTATTTGAAGCCTACAGTATACAGCACGGATGAGAATCTGATCAAGCAGCGTGACCAGAGCAATGTATTTCTGGGTGTTACCGTGACCTTTGACTTCTCGGACAGACAGGAAGCGGTGAACAAGGATGTTATCAAGAACTGGCTTACCACAGATGAGAACGGGGACGTGGTCCTGGACGAGGAAAAAGCAAAAGAGTACGTGGTGGAAATGGCCAAGAAATATGATACCTTTGGTTATCCCCGCCAGTTTGTAACCTCCACGGGAGAGACCATCACGGTCAGCGGCGGAGACTATGGATGGCTGATAGCCAGAAACGACACTACCACAAAGCTTGTTGAGGCCATAAAGAGCGGCCAGTCCCAGACCATGGAGCCTGAGTATACTTACAGAGGCTATGTGCGGGATACCAATGATATTGGAAATACATACGTGGAGATCAGTCTGCAGGCGCAGCATATGTGGTTCTACAAGGATGGACAGCTTTTGGTGAGCACGGATGTTGTAACAGGCAACCATAACCAGGGTTGGGATACCCATACGGGAATCTACGGTATTATGTATAAAGAGAGAAATGCCACACTGGTTGGCGAGAATTATTCCTCACCGGTTCAGTACTGGATGCCGTTTTATGCGAATACGGGCATCCACGATGCAGACTGGAGAGAAAGTTTTGGAGGCTCTGAGTACATTAACAACGGTTCCCACGGCTGCGTGAATACGCCTCCGGCCAATGCGGAGAAGATTTATAATAATATAGAAAAAGGTGTGCCGGTAGTGGTGTACTGA
- a CDS encoding aminotransferase class I/II-fold pyridoxal phosphate-dependent enzyme produces the protein MTPYKELSREQLQAMKADLEKQFEEVKAKGLNLDMSRGKPSKKQLELAMDMLEELKSTDKLKCETGIDCRNYGLLDGIPEARRLLGAMTEVSADQIVIFGNSSLNVMFDTVSRSMTHGVCGSTPWCKLDKVKFLCPSPGYDRHFKITEYFGIEMVTVPMTPAGPDMDMIEELVSSDPAIKGVWCVPKYSNPQGITYSEETVKRFARLKPAAEDFRIFWDNAYCIHHLYEEQDFLLEILEECEKAGNPDLAYKFISTSKVSFPGSGIAAVASSPRNLADFRKHMAIQTIGHDKINQLRHVRFFKDIEGMHEHMRKHAEILRPKFEAVENTLEKEIGGAGIGTWTTPKGGYFISFDSMEGCAKDIVAKAAEAGVKMTEAGATFPYGIDPYDSNIRIAPSFPTPEELQLATEIFVLSVKLVSIDKLLAE, from the coding sequence ATGACGCCGTACAAAGAACTGAGCAGAGAGCAGCTGCAGGCTATGAAAGCCGATTTGGAAAAACAATTTGAGGAAGTAAAAGCAAAAGGACTGAATCTGGATATGTCCAGAGGAAAGCCGTCCAAGAAGCAGCTTGAGCTGGCAATGGATATGCTGGAAGAGTTAAAAAGCACTGACAAACTGAAATGTGAAACAGGTATTGACTGCCGTAACTATGGCCTGCTGGACGGTATTCCTGAAGCAAGAAGACTTCTGGGAGCCATGACTGAGGTATCTGCAGACCAGATTGTGATCTTCGGCAACTCCAGCCTGAACGTTATGTTTGACACAGTTTCACGTTCCATGACACATGGTGTCTGCGGCAGCACTCCGTGGTGTAAATTAGATAAAGTAAAATTTCTGTGTCCGTCACCGGGATATGACCGTCACTTTAAGATCACCGAATACTTTGGTATTGAGATGGTCACTGTTCCCATGACTCCTGCCGGACCGGACATGGATATGATAGAAGAGCTGGTAAGCTCTGATCCGGCGATCAAGGGCGTGTGGTGTGTTCCGAAATACTCCAACCCACAGGGCATCACCTACTCTGAGGAGACAGTGAAACGCTTTGCCAGACTGAAACCGGCGGCAGAGGATTTCCGTATTTTCTGGGATAATGCTTACTGCATCCATCATTTATATGAGGAACAGGATTTCCTGCTGGAGATTCTGGAGGAATGTGAAAAAGCGGGCAATCCGGATCTGGCTTACAAATTCATCTCCACTTCAAAAGTAAGCTTCCCGGGTTCCGGTATCGCTGCTGTTGCGTCCTCACCCAGAAACCTGGCTGATTTCAGGAAACATATGGCGATCCAGACCATTGGTCATGACAAGATCAACCAGCTAAGGCATGTGCGTTTCTTCAAGGATATTGAAGGTATGCATGAGCATATGAGAAAACATGCAGAGATCCTCCGTCCGAAATTCGAGGCAGTGGAGAATACACTGGAAAAAGAGATCGGCGGAGCGGGCATCGGAACATGGACCACACCGAAGGGCGGATATTTCATTTCCTTTGACTCCATGGAAGGCTGTGCAAAGGATATTGTTGCCAAGGCAGCGGAGGCCGGCGTGAAGATGACAGAGGCGGGCGCTACCTTCCCATATGGTATTGATCCTTATGACAGCAACATCCGTATTGCACCCAGTTTCCCCACACCGGAGGAACTGCAGCTTGCAACCGAGATTTTTGTACTCAGTGTGAAACTGGTAAGTATCGACAAGCTTCTGGCAGAGTAA